In Fusobacterium sp., the genomic stretch TTATCAATTCTTATTTTAAAATTTAATTGTCTACAGCCTAAGCTACCTTAGTGAGTAATCGTTTATGTTTTCCAAAGTTATCATATTCATAAAATATATTATTAGCTATTTTTTCTAAAAATTATAGGAATTCCTCTATCACTATATGCATATATTGCATTTTTTATAGTTCCATCAAAATTATATTCTATTTGAAATTCAATTTCTGAAGTATGTATTTTTCCTTCATAAATCCGAACATTTGGAAATAAAGAATAAGTTATTATAAAATATAATAGTATTTTTATCATTTTAATCCTTTCTTGATCTTCTGTTTTTCCTCAAATATTTTATTATTTTTTAATTATTCAAATTATTTTATACTAATTTATTTTTTTGTTCAGTTTAGTTTCAATCTATCTAATTTAAAAATACTTGTCATAAATACGAAGTGACAAGTATTTAAAAGATAGGCTAATTTTTTCTATTGAAATTTATAATGATATCACTAAAAAACTTACTATACTCTAGTAGATGCCTCTAAGCTCGATACTTCTTTTAAATTTTTTAATAAATATATATTTTTGTAATAAATAAAAATATATATTAAAGCCAAAGTTAGTTGAAAATATCCAACTATAAGAATTAATTCTTTTAAATTTTGTGGTTTAAATAAAAATATTGTTATCAATATAAGAGTTTTTTGAATAAATAAATTTTTTATAACAAATTTTTCTTTAATTTAATCCACTTAAAACATATTTGCATATTTCTAAAAATATATTTGGCAATAAAAAAATGATATTTATAAGAAAGACTGGTAAAATACTTTTTATAATCCAAGTTGGAACTGTATAAAGATTAGATATATAATCTTTAGAGATGAAAAATAAAAATGAGAAAATAAGAGAAATAATCACCAGAAATTACTTAAAAATATTTTTAAAAATAAAAACGACTGAATAAACAAATAAGCTTATTCAGTCATTAGTCTGCAGATTGAAAGTAGTAAAAAACTATTTTTCTATATTGAATTATCTGCTTTTCAGCATAGTATTTTTTTTCCAACTTCCATATTTCATATAAATTATACACATTATTAAAGATATAAATGTAGCTAAAGGAGCTCCAAAACCTATTTCATAAAGAGTTATTCCTTCTATTCTGCTTAGAACAAAAGAAACAGGAATTCTTATTAAAAATGTAGCTATAAGGCTATGTATCATTGGAAATATAGGATGCCCACACCCACTAAAAAAGGAATTCATACAAAATATAAAGCAAACAAGTATACAATCTATACTATATGATCTTAAATACATTGCAGCTGTATATATAACTTCTTTATCATTAGAGAAAAGAGATGTAATTTTTTCAGGAAAAATTTGTGAATATATATAAAAAGCAATACCTAAAATTAAAGAGCATCCTATTCCAGAATAAAGAGATTTCTGAGCTCTGTCCATTTTTCCAGCTCCCATATTTTGTGCAGTCATTACAGCTATGGCAGAAGCAAAAGCTGTTGGTGGAAGCATAGCAAATACAATAACTTTTTCAACCACTCCTACAGCAGCTGAAGCAGTAAGACCCATAGTATTTATGATAGTTGTAATAAGCAAAAAAGATATATTTATAAGTCCATCCTGTAATGCAATTGGAAGTCCAAGATGAAATATAATTTTAGCTTTTTTAGGAAATAACCAGATATATTTTTTACCAAATTCAAAAGAGAATCCTTTTTTCCATAAAAATAAGACAGCAAGTAAAAAGCTGACCCCTTGTGCACCTATAGTGGCAATAGCAGCACCAGTAGCTCCCATTTTGAAAAAATCAACCAGTATAATATCAGCAGTTATATTTATAAAACAAGCAATAGTTATGAAATATAAAGGAGTTTTTGAATCACCCATTCCTCTCAGAATACCACTTACAGCATTATAACCTATAATAAATGGAATACCACATGAACATATAAGGATATACTGCTGAGTATATATTATTGCTTCAGTAGGAGTATGCATTATCTTGGTAATATAATTAGTAGATAATAT encodes the following:
- a CDS encoding MATE family efflux transporter; translated protein: MKQKNLLIEGSVFKGLMKFSFPFLLASLLQAFYGAADLFVVGQYANSAAVSAVAIGSQVMQTITGVILGITTGGTILIGQYLGAKREKDMAKTIGTIICIFEIISIVLTILMILSTNYITKIMHTPTEAIIYTQQYILICSCGIPFIIGYNAVSGILRGMGDSKTPLYFITIACFINITADIILVDFFKMGATGAAIATIGAQGVSFLLAVLFLWKKGFSFEFGKKYIWLFPKKAKIIFHLGLPIALQDGLINISFLLITTIINTMGLTASAAVGVVEKVIVFAMLPPTAFASAIAVMTAQNMGAGKMDRAQKSLYSGIGCSLILGIAFYIYSQIFPEKITSLFSNDKEVIYTAAMYLRSYSIDCILVCFIFCMNSFFSGCGHPIFPMIHSLIATFLIRIPVSFVLSRIEGITLYEIGFGAPLATFISLIMCIIYMKYGSWKKNTMLKSR